A window of the Chaetodon trifascialis isolate fChaTrf1 chromosome 9, fChaTrf1.hap1, whole genome shotgun sequence genome harbors these coding sequences:
- the LOC139336251 gene encoding extracellular calcium-sensing receptor-like — MDGDYVIGGVFSMHYYKHRERHNYTSMPELQRCTGSIDSRELRFARAMIFAIEEINNSTELLPGIKLGYQIHDSCTSVPVAVHVAFQLSNGLDPVFDPGDNCSQSGMVMAIVGESGSTPSISMSRILGSFNIPQVSHFATCACLSDKKQYPSFFRTIPSDQFQADALAKLVKHFGWTWIGAIRSDTDYGNNGMASFLEAAQKEGICVEYSESFHRAHPRSKIQRVADVIRRSTAMVIVAFAASAELRMLLEELSLEPSPPRQWIGSEAWVTNRDMLRFTFCAGAIGFGIQQSVIPGLRDFLLDLSPSEVAASPVLTEFWEDSFNCRLEKSAATDESLCDGTEDIQTLQSPYTDTSQLRITNMVYKAVYAIAHAIHNAVCQETNSTTQCDRFTRIESKQILAQLKQVNFSQNGYDVSFDANGDPVAKYELVNWQKTESGSIELVTVGLYDASLQVGQEFHINRNLTWMEGATEVPVSVCSDSCPPGTRKVLQKGKPICCYDCVPCPEGEISNTTDSPDCFPCPKEFWPNVERNTCFPKSVEFLSFDEVLGIILAAFSVGGACLAIITAAVFFRHRSSPIVRANNSELSFLLLFSLTLCFLCSLTFIGAPSEWSCMLRHTAFGITFVLCISCVLGKTIVVLMAFKATLPGSNVMKWFGPLQQRMTVVSFTCIQVLICIIWLVVSPPFPMKNLTTYKERIILECALGSAIGFWAVLGYIGLLAVFCFLLAVLARKLPDNFNEAKLITFSMLIFCAVWITFIPAYVSSPGKFTVAVEIFAILASSFGLTLCIFAPKCFIILFQPEKNTKKHLMNKNQTKGI; from the exons ATGGATGGTGATTATGTAATTGGGGGTGTTTTCTCCATGCACTactacaaacacagagagaggcatAACTACACCAGCATGCCTGAGCTGCAGAGGTGCACAGGGAG cattgACTCCCGTGAACTGCGCTTCGCACGTGCAATGATTTTTGCCATTGAGGAGATTAATAACAGCACGGAGCTGTTGCCGGGCATCAAACTCGGTTATCAGATCCATGACTCGTGCACCTCAGTTCCCGTGGCAGTGCATGTGGCATTCCAGCTTTCAAATGGCCTCGACCCTGTGTTTGACCCTGGTGATAACTGCTCACAATCTGGTATGGTGATGGCTATCGTCGGGGAGTCTGGGTCCACGCCATCCATCAGCATGTCGCGCATCCTCGGGTCCTTTAACATTCCTCAA gTGAGCCACTTTGCCACTTGTGCATGCCTGTCTGATAAGAAGCAGTATCCGAGTTTCTTCAGAACAATTCCCAGTGACCAGTTCCAGGCTGACGCACTGGCTAAACTGGTGAAACACTTTGGCTGGACTTGGATAGGTGCCATCCGGTCTGATACAGACTATGGCAATAATGGCATGGCATCGTTCTTGGAAGCAGCGCAGAAGGAGGGGATCTGTGTGGAGTACTCTGAATCTTTTCATCGAGCCCATCCACGTAGCAAAATCCAGAGAGTAGCTGATGTTATCCGCAG GTCCACAGCCATGGTTATTGTGGCATTTGCTGCCTCTGCAGAATTGAGGATGCTACTGGAAGAGCTGTCACTGGAACCCTCTCCACCTCGCCAGTGGATAGGCAGTGAGGCCTGGGTCACCAACCGAGACATGCTGAGGTTCACCTTCTGTGCTGGAGCCATCGGATTTGGCATTCAGCAATCTGTCATCCCAGGTCTGAGAGACTTCTTGCTggatctctctccctctgaagtGGCTGCCTCTCCAGTGCTGACTGAGTTCTGGGAGGATTCATTCAACTGCAGACTGGAAAAAA gtgCAGCCACTGATGAGAGTTTGTGTGATGGAACTGAAGACATTCAAACTCTCCAGAGCCCGTACACCGACACATCTCAGCTCCGAATCACTAACATGGTGTACAAGGCTGTTTATGCAATAGCACATGCCATTCATAATGCTGTGTGTCAGGAAACAAATTCTACAACTCAGTGTGACAGATTCACCAGGATCGAGTCCAAACAG ATTCTTGCTCAGCTGAAGCAAGTGAATTTTTCCCAGAATGGTTATGATGTATCATTCGATGCCAACGGGGATCCTGTGGCCAAATATGAATTGGTTAACTGGCAAAAAACTGAGAGTGGCAGCATTGAGTTGGTGACAGTAGGGCTCTACGATGCATCACTGCAGGTGGGCCAGGAGTTCCATATCAACAGGAACCTCACCTGGATGGAGGGTGCCACAGAA GTgcctgtgtcagtgtgcagtgacAGCTGTCCTCCAGGAACTCGTAAagtgctgcagaaaggaaaaccCATCTGCTGTTATGATTGTGTACCATGTCCTGAAGGAGAGATTAGCAATACTAcag attcCCCTGATTGTTTCCCTTGCCCCAAGGAGTTCTGGCCTAATGTTGAGAGAAACACTTGTTTCCCAAAGTCTGTGGAGTTTCTGTCCTTTGATGAGGTCCTAGGAATCATCCTGGCTGCATTCTCCGTTGGTGGTGCCTGTCTTGCCATTATAACAGCAGCCGTGTTCTTTCGTCACAGGTCATCCCCGATTGTAAGAGCCAACAACTCAgagctgagcttcctgctgctcttctccctgactctttgttttttatgttcattaACTTTCATTGGAGCACCCTCTGAGTGGTCCTGCATGCTGCGCCACACAGCGTTTGGGATCACCTTCGTCCTCTGCATCTCTTGTGTTCTAGGAAAAACAATAGTAGTGTTAATGGCCTTCAAAGCTACACTCCCAGGCAGTAATGTCATGAAATGGTTTGGTCCACTTCAACAAAGGATGACTGTAGTTTCTTTCACATGTATTCAAGTTTTAATATGTATTATTTGGTTGGTTGTTAGTCCCCCTTTTCCAATGAAAAACCTCACCACATACAAGGAGAGAATCATCCTGGAGTGTGCATTAGGCTCAGCTATTGGTTTCTGGGCTGTGCTTGGGTACATAGGCCTACTggctgtcttttgttttttgttagcTGTCCTCGCTCGGAAACTACCTGATAATTTTAATGAAGCCAAGCTTATcaccttcagcatgctgatattctgtGCAGTGTGGATCACTTTTATCCCAGCGTATGTCAGCTCTCCAGGGAAATTTACTGtggctgtggagatatttgCCATTCTGGCCTCCAGTTTTGGACTAACACTGTGCATATTTGCTCCAAAGTGTTTCATCATATTGTTTCAGCCAGAGAAGAACACCAAgaaacatttaatgaacaaaaatcaaacaaaaggcATCTGA
- the LOC139335913 gene encoding extracellular calcium-sensing receptor-like, giving the protein MVGDYTIGGVFSIHYYKYTEKSNYTTMPDPLMCTGSIDSRELRFARAMIFAIEEINNNTELLPGIKLGYQIHDSCTSVPVAVHAAFQLSNGLDPVFDTGDNCSRSGMVMAIIGESGSTRSICMSRVIGPFNIPQVSHFATCACLSDKKQYPSFFRTIPSDQFQADALAKLVKHFGWTWIGAVRSDSDYGNNGMASFLEAAQKEGICVEYSESFYRTHPRSKIQRVADVIRRSTALVVVAFVASTELRILLEELSREPSPPRQWIGSESWVTDRDMLRFTFCAGAIGFGIQQSVIPGLRDFLLDLSPSEVAASPVLTEFWEDSFNCRLKKSAATDESLCDGTEDIQTLQSPYTDTSQLRITNMVYKAVYAIAHAIHNAVCQETNSTTQCDRFTRIESKQVLAQLKKVNFSQNGYDVSFDANGDPVAKYELVNWQKTESGSIELVTVGLYDASLPVGQEFRINKNLTWMEGGNQVPVSVCSDSCPPGTRKVLQKGKPICCYDCVPCPEGEISNATDSPDCFPCPKEFWPNAEKDTCFPKPVEFLSFDEVLGIILAAFSVGGACLAIITAAVFFRHRSSPIVRANNSELSFLLLFSLTLCFLCSLTFIGAPSEWSCMLRHTAFGITFVLCISCVLGKTIVVLMAFKATLPGSNVMKWFGPLQQRMTVVSFTCIQVLICIIWLVVSPPFPMKNLTTYKERIILECALGSAIGFWAVLGYIGLLAVFCFLLAVLARKLPDNFNEAKLITFSMLIFCAVWITFIPAYVSSPGKFTVAVEIFAILASSFGLTFCIFAPKCFIILFQPEKNTKKHLMNKNQS; this is encoded by the exons ATGGTTGGTGACTACACTATTGGGGGTGTTTTCTCCATACACTACTACAAATACACAGAGAAGAGTAATTACACCACCATGCCTGACCCACTAATGTGCACAGGGAG cattgACTCCCGTGAACTGCGCTTCGCACGTGCAATGATTTTTGCCATTGAGGAGATTAATAACAACACGGAGCTGCTGCCGGGCATCAAACTCGGTTATCAGATCCATGACTCGTGCACCTCAGTGCCCGTGGCGGTGCATGCAGCATTCCAGCTTTCAAATGGCCTTGACCCTGTGTTTGACACTGGTGATAACTGCTCACGATCTGGTATGGTGATGGCTATCATTGGTGAGTCTGGGTCCACGCGATCCATCTGCATGTCACGTGTCATCGGGCCCTTTAACATTCCTCAA gTGAGCCACTTTGCCActtgtgcatgtctgtctgaTAAGAAGCAGTACCCAAGTTTCTTCAGAACAATCCCCAGTGACCAGTTCCAGGCTGATGCACTGGCTAAACTGGTGAAACACTTTGGCTGGACTTGGATAGGTGCCGTCCGGTCTGATTCGGACTATGGCAATAATGGCATGGCATCTTTCCTTGAAGCAGCGCAGAAGGAGGGGATCTGTGTGGAGTACTCTGAATCTTTCTATCGGACCCACCCACGGAGCAAGATCCAGAGAGTCGCTGATGTTATCCGCAG GTCGACAGCTTTGGTTGTTGTGGCATTTGTAGCCTCCACAGAACTGAGGATCTTGCTGGAGGAGCTGTCGCGTGAGCCGTCTCCACCTCGCCAGTGGATTGGCAGTGAATCCTGGGTAACTGACCGAGACATGCTGAGGTTCACCTTCTGTGCTGGAGCCATTGGATTTGGCATTCAGCAATCTGTCATCCCAGGTCTGAGAGACTTCTTGCTggatctctctccctctgaagtGGCTGCCTCTCCAGTGCTGACTGAGTTCTGGGAGGATTCATTCAACTGCAGACtgaaaaaaa gtgCAGCCACAGATGAGAGTTTGTGTGATGGAACTGAAGACATTCAAACTCTCCAGAGCCCGTACACCGACACATCTCAGCTCCGAATCACTAACATGGTGTACAAGGCTGTTTATGCAATAGCACATGCCATTCATAATGCTGTGTGTCAGGAAACAAATTCTACAACTCAGTGTGACAGATTCACCAGGATCGAGTCCAAACAG GTTCTTGCTCAGCTGAAAAAAGTAAATTTTTCCCAGAATGGTTATGATGTGTCATTTGATGCCAACGGGGATCCTGTGGCCAAATATGAGCTGGTTAACTGGCAAAAAACAGAGAGTGGCAGCATTGAGTTGGTGACAGTAGGGCTCTACGATGCATCACTGCCGGTGGGCCAGGAGTTCCGTATCAACAAGAACCTCACCTGGATGGAGGGTGGCAA CCAGGTgcctgtgtcagtgtgcagtgacAGCTGTCCTCCAGGAACTCGTAAagtgctgcagaaaggaaaaccCATCTGCTGTTATGATTGTGTACCATGTCCTGAGGGAGAGATTAGCAATGCCACAG attCCCCTGATTGTTTCCCTTGCCCCAAGGAGTTCTGGCCTAATGCAGAGAAAGACACTTGTTTCCCAAAGCCTGTAGAGTTTCTGTCCTTTGATGAGGTCCTAGGAATCATCCTGGCTGCATTCTCCGTTGGTGGTGCCTGTCTTGCCATTATAACAGCAGCCGTGTTCTTTCGTCACAGGTCATCCCCGATTGTAAGAGCCAATAACTCAgagctgagcttcctgctgctcttctccctgactctttgttttttatgttcattGACTTTCATTGGAGCACCCTCTGAGTGGTCCTGCATGCTGCGCCACACAGCGTTTGGGATCACCTTCGTCCTCTGCATCTCTTGTGTTCTAGGAAAAACAATAGTAGTGTTAATGGCCTTCAAAGCTACACTCCCAGGCAGTAATGTCATGAAATGGTTTGGTCCACTTCAACAAAGGATGACTGTAGTTTCTTTCACATGTATTCAAGTTTTAATATGTATTATTTGGTTGGTTGTTAGTCCCCCTTTTCCAATGAAAAACCTCACCACATACAAGGAGAGAATCATCCTGGAGTGTGCATTAGGCTCAGCTATTGGTTTCTGGGCTGTGCTTGGGTACATAGGCCTACTggctgtcttttgttttttgttagcTGTCCTTGCTCGGAAACTACCTGATAATTTTAATGAAGCCAAGCTTATcaccttcagcatgctgatattctgtGCAGTGTGGATCACCTTTATCCCAGCGTATGTCAGCTCTCCTGGAAAATTTACTGtggctgtggagatatttgCCATTCTGGCCTCCAGTTTTGGACTAACATTCTGTATATTTGCTCCAAAGTGTTTCATCATATTGTTTCAGCCAGAGAAAAACACCAAgaaacatttaatgaacaaaaaTCAATCTTAA